From Rutidosis leptorrhynchoides isolate AG116_Rl617_1_P2 chromosome 3, CSIRO_AGI_Rlap_v1, whole genome shotgun sequence, a single genomic window includes:
- the LOC139901703 gene encoding uncharacterized protein, which translates to MIVIRGFGSGKDCKIGDFKKLLLQLMSLCCKRQNASWSIGIGLVSFGGRMILTLFKKKKKIGKSGGLLLIWDTKEFMAEESMIDDFFIAVKGRWKGRDVESIIVNVYGPHKDTNKLKLWASLGNFVGNHDVVWFLGGDFNEVRDVSGRKNCIYNDGRSSWFNDFINELRLLDIPLGGKRFTRICDNGLKFSKLDRFLVSEKSIHVWGNLSTLALERKLSNHCPLILRDKEIDFGPKPTKIFDEWLDADGSGDIVKKAWGLNVEGRRLDCIIRKKLKNVKCALKEWSAKSLGKLDDEINELKNSASKWESIAEIRTLNDSERENWLNIRKKWIEKERIKTNMA; encoded by the coding sequence atgATTGTTATTCGTGGGTTCGGATCGGGAAAAGATTGTAAAATTGGTGATTTTAAAAAACTCCTCTTACAACTGATGTCGTTATGTTGCAAGAGACAAAATGCAAGTTGGTCGATAGGAATTGGGTTAGTTTCATTTGGGGGTCGGATGATTTTGactttattcaaaaaaaaaaaaaaaataggcaaATCGGGTGGGTTGCTTCTTATATGGGATACTAAAGAATTCATGGCTGAAGAAAGTATGATAGATGACTTCTTTATTGCGGTTAAAGGGAGATGGAAAGGGCGGGATGTTGAGTCTATTATAGTCAATGTTTATGGACCTCACAAAGATACTAACAAATTAAAATTGTGGGCAAGTCTCGGAAATTTTGTAGGTAATCATGATGTAGTGTGGTTCCTTGGTGGAGATTTCAACGAAGTGCGAGATGTTTCGGGAAGGAAAAATTGCATTTACAATGATGGAAGATCAAGTTGGTTCAATGACTTCATTAATGAATTGCGGTTATTGGATATCCCGTTAGGTGGGAAACGTTTTACAAGAATATGCGATAATGGCCTCAAATTTAGTAAGCTCGATAGGTTCTTGGTGTCCGAAAAATCCATTCATGTTTGGGGAAACCTCTCCACCTTGGCCCTTGAAAGGAAACTTTCGAATCATTGTCCACTAATTCTAAGAGACAAGGAAATAGATTTTGGTCCGAAACCAACGAAGATTTTTGATGAGTGGTTAGACGCGGATGGCTCGGGTGACATTGTGAAAAAGGCGTGGGGTCTAAATGTTGAGGGCAGAAGATTAGATTGCATCATTCGTAAGAAACTGAAAAATGTGAAATGTGCTTTAAAAGAATGGAGTGCAAAGTCGTTAGGCAAACTTGATGATGAGATTAATGAGCTAAAGAACAGTGCTTCGAAATGGGAATCAATTGCGGAAATTAGGACCTTGAATGACAGTGAACGTGAGAATTGGTTAAATATTAGAAAAAAGTGGATTGAAAAGGAAAGGATTAAGACGAATATGGCGTAA